A window from Mycolicibacterium tokaiense encodes these proteins:
- a CDS encoding carbohydrate ABC transporter permease has protein sequence MAQELLPGQKRWSIGSVAADIGLVFWFLFSLFPIFWMLMLALKNAEQQTTTYFSFSPTWSNFATVLSDRGTQMTSVDFKSAMLTSLLNCGGAVIVSLVIGIPAAYAAGRWQYKGSNDLMFQMLSFRFAPELMVIVPLFVIYNQIGLFDTKVGMIWVLQLVTMPLVVWILRSYFQDLPADLEQAALLDGYTRTRAFVMVALPIVRPGIAAAALLAFIFAWNNYVFPLILADSNAGTVTVAITKFLGGGGQAYYNLTAAAALIAALPPLILALTIQRYLVRGLSFGAVKA, from the coding sequence ATGGCACAAGAACTTCTTCCGGGCCAGAAGCGCTGGTCCATCGGCTCGGTGGCCGCCGACATCGGACTGGTGTTCTGGTTCCTGTTTTCGCTGTTCCCCATCTTCTGGATGCTGATGCTGGCCCTGAAGAACGCCGAACAGCAGACCACGACATACTTTTCCTTCAGTCCCACCTGGTCCAACTTCGCCACCGTGCTCTCCGACCGTGGTACCCAGATGACCAGCGTGGACTTCAAGTCCGCGATGCTGACCAGCCTGCTGAACTGCGGCGGCGCGGTCATCGTCTCCCTGGTGATCGGCATCCCGGCCGCGTACGCGGCGGGACGCTGGCAGTACAAGGGCTCCAACGACCTGATGTTCCAGATGCTGAGCTTCCGCTTCGCCCCGGAACTCATGGTCATCGTGCCGTTGTTCGTCATCTACAACCAGATCGGGCTGTTCGACACCAAGGTCGGCATGATCTGGGTGCTGCAGCTGGTCACCATGCCGCTGGTGGTGTGGATCCTGCGGTCCTACTTCCAGGACCTGCCCGCTGATCTCGAACAGGCCGCCCTGCTCGACGGCTACACGCGGACCCGGGCGTTCGTGATGGTGGCGCTGCCGATCGTGCGGCCCGGCATCGCCGCTGCCGCGCTGCTGGCGTTCATCTTCGCCTGGAACAACTACGTCTTCCCGCTCATCCTGGCCGACAGCAATGCCGGCACCGTCACAGTCGCCATCACCAAGTTCCTCGGTGGCGGCGGCCAGGCGTACTACAACCTCACGGCAGCCGCGGCACTCATCGCAGCCCTGCCGCCACTCATCCTCGCCCTGACCATCCAGCGCTACCTGGTGCGGGGCCTGTCGTTCGGGGCGGTGAAAGCCTGA
- a CDS encoding ABC transporter ATP-binding protein, giving the protein MTVTQESTTTTAQSLTLADLVKTYSSRGRDNVTAVKGINLAIEPGELVALLGPSGCGKTTTLRMIAGLETVTSGSIKIGDREISQLPAAKRGIGVGFESYALYPPMSVRDNLLYGLKARKVNGAEQMVASICDRLEMNDLLDLRPAGLSSGQKQRVALARALVRNPPVLLLDEPLSHLDASARQRVRRELKVLQREFGYTTIVVTHDQVEALSLADRLAVMDAGIVQQFGTPDEVFDDPANLFVATFVGEPQINVVRGITRVKDGRVHVEIGERAGSLETTVTGIPDGTAVTVGVRPQDCALAAEESGAEGGITATVAFFEHLLEFGLATSTVAGMEEGIVVQTPAQESYQSEQRVSITAPAERVYLFDAESGDRLR; this is encoded by the coding sequence GTGACCGTCACACAGGAGAGCACCACCACCACGGCGCAGAGCCTCACGCTGGCCGACCTGGTGAAGACGTACTCGTCGCGTGGCCGTGACAACGTGACCGCCGTCAAGGGCATCAACCTGGCCATCGAACCCGGCGAACTCGTTGCGCTGCTGGGGCCCTCGGGGTGCGGCAAGACCACCACGCTGCGGATGATCGCCGGCCTGGAGACCGTCACCAGCGGGTCCATCAAAATCGGCGACCGCGAGATCTCCCAGTTGCCCGCGGCCAAGCGTGGGATCGGGGTGGGCTTTGAGAGTTACGCGCTGTACCCGCCGATGTCGGTGCGGGACAACCTGCTCTACGGACTCAAGGCGCGCAAGGTCAACGGGGCCGAGCAGATGGTGGCCTCCATCTGCGACCGCCTGGAGATGAACGATCTGCTGGACTTGCGGCCCGCCGGGCTGTCCAGTGGGCAGAAGCAGCGGGTGGCGCTGGCGCGTGCACTGGTGCGCAACCCACCGGTGCTGCTGCTCGACGAGCCGCTGAGCCACCTCGACGCCTCGGCGCGCCAGCGCGTCCGTCGCGAATTGAAGGTGCTGCAGCGGGAATTCGGCTACACCACCATCGTGGTCACCCACGATCAGGTGGAAGCGCTGTCACTGGCCGACCGGCTGGCGGTGATGGACGCCGGCATCGTGCAGCAGTTCGGCACCCCGGACGAAGTGTTCGACGACCCGGCCAACCTGTTCGTCGCCACCTTCGTCGGCGAACCCCAGATCAACGTCGTCCGCGGTATCACCCGGGTAAAGGACGGGCGGGTGCACGTCGAGATCGGCGAGCGCGCAGGATCGCTGGAGACCACCGTCACCGGCATCCCCGACGGGACCGCTGTGACGGTTGGCGTCCGGCCCCAGGACTGTGCGCTGGCCGCGGAGGAAAGTGGCGCCGAGGGCGGCATCACAGCCACCGTCGCGTTTTTCGAGCACCTGCTGGAGTTCGGATTGGCTACCAGTACGGTTGCCGGTATGGAAGAGGGAATCGTCGTACAGACTCCCGCGCAGGAGAGCTACCAGTCCGAGCAGCGGGTGAGCATCACCGCCCCCGCCGAGCGGGTGTACCTCTTCGACGCCGAGAGTGGAGACAGGTTGCGATGA
- a CDS encoding dihydroxyacetone kinase family protein translates to MTKLFNDPARFTEDMLAGFLDANSRYVAGVPGGVVRANKTAPGKVAVVIGGGSGHYPAFCGTVGPGFADGAVVGNIFTSPSAEEAASVARAAHGDAGVLLTTGNYAGDVMNFGLAVTQLKSEGIDAVYFAVTDDVASAPKGEEAKRRGIAGDFTVFKCASAAAEDGLDLENVVRVATAANDATRTLGVAFDGCTLPGADHPLFTVPEGHMGLGLGIHGEPGVADHPMPSAAELAATLVDGVLEDFPENASRRIAVILNGLGRTKYEELFVVWGTAAQLLRDKGFEIVEPEVGELVTSLDMAGCSLTVMWLDDELEKYWTAPADTPAYRKGAAVSASAGEKRTDAAADAAVEAPVLAELSDDDGRRCGQFVARAVTAIADMLADAEDELGRIDAVAGDGDHGRGMVKGSSAARTAADAAVAQDGGTASVLGAAGKEWAAKAGGTSGVLWGAMLSAVGARLGDTGTPQSAAVAAGLRDGYDALISLGGAAPGDKTMLDALLPFVEDLERRVKDGQSWQDAWPAAAQVATDAAKDTAQLRPKVGRARPLAERSIGTPDAGATSLAMCANTIAAVLTSEGDK, encoded by the coding sequence ATGACCAAGTTGTTCAACGACCCGGCGCGGTTCACCGAGGACATGCTCGCCGGTTTCCTCGACGCAAACTCCCGCTACGTTGCGGGGGTACCGGGCGGTGTGGTCCGTGCCAACAAGACCGCCCCGGGCAAGGTCGCCGTGGTGATCGGCGGCGGTTCAGGGCATTACCCGGCGTTCTGCGGCACTGTCGGTCCGGGTTTCGCCGACGGGGCCGTGGTCGGCAACATCTTCACCTCGCCGTCGGCCGAGGAGGCCGCCTCGGTGGCCCGCGCCGCGCACGGCGACGCCGGAGTGTTGCTGACCACGGGCAACTATGCCGGTGACGTGATGAACTTCGGCCTGGCCGTCACGCAACTGAAGAGCGAAGGCATCGACGCGGTGTACTTCGCCGTCACCGACGACGTGGCGTCGGCACCCAAGGGCGAAGAAGCCAAGCGCCGCGGGATCGCCGGGGACTTCACCGTGTTCAAGTGCGCCAGCGCCGCAGCCGAGGACGGCCTGGACCTGGAGAACGTGGTGCGGGTGGCCACGGCCGCCAACGACGCCACCCGCACTCTCGGCGTGGCCTTCGACGGCTGCACCCTGCCCGGCGCCGACCATCCGTTGTTCACCGTGCCCGAGGGGCACATGGGTCTGGGCCTGGGTATCCACGGCGAACCCGGGGTGGCCGATCACCCGATGCCGTCCGCGGCCGAGTTGGCCGCCACCCTGGTCGACGGTGTGCTCGAGGATTTCCCGGAGAACGCATCGCGGCGCATCGCGGTGATCCTCAACGGCCTCGGCCGCACCAAGTACGAAGAGCTGTTCGTGGTGTGGGGCACCGCAGCGCAGCTGTTGCGGGACAAAGGTTTCGAGATCGTCGAGCCCGAGGTCGGTGAGTTGGTCACCAGCCTGGACATGGCCGGGTGCTCACTGACGGTGATGTGGCTCGACGACGAACTCGAGAAGTACTGGACCGCGCCGGCCGATACCCCGGCCTACCGCAAGGGCGCCGCGGTGTCCGCGTCGGCAGGGGAGAAGCGTACCGACGCCGCCGCTGACGCCGCGGTGGAGGCGCCGGTGCTCGCCGAACTCTCCGATGACGACGGCCGGCGCTGCGGACAGTTCGTGGCCCGGGCCGTCACCGCCATCGCCGACATGCTGGCCGACGCCGAGGACGAACTTGGCCGCATCGATGCCGTCGCCGGTGACGGTGACCACGGGCGCGGCATGGTGAAGGGCTCGTCGGCGGCACGCACGGCCGCCGACGCGGCCGTTGCGCAGGACGGTGGCACCGCGTCGGTGCTGGGAGCGGCCGGCAAGGAGTGGGCCGCCAAGGCGGGCGGTACCTCCGGGGTGCTGTGGGGGGCAATGCTTTCCGCGGTCGGAGCCCGCCTGGGCGACACCGGTACACCGCAGTCGGCCGCGGTGGCCGCCGGCCTGCGCGACGGCTATGACGCCCTGATCAGCCTCGGCGGCGCCGCACCGGGTGACAAGACGATGCTCGACGCGCTGCTGCCGTTCGTCGAGGACCTGGAGCGCCGCGTCAAGGACGGCCAGTCGTGGCAGGACGCGTGGCCGGCTGCCGCGCAGGTCGCCACCGACGCCGCCAAGGACACCGCGCAGCTGCGGCCGAAGGTGGGTCGCGCCCGCCCGCTGGCCGAACGCAGTATCGGTACCCCGGACGCCGGGGCCACGTCGCTGGCGATGTGTGCCAACACCATTGCCGCAGTTCTGACTTCAGAAGGAGACAAGTGA
- a CDS encoding ribose-5-phosphate isomerase, translated as MPSNLRIVVGSDDAGYEYKEALKGDLNADSRVAEVTDVGVGTDEDTAYPHIAVAAARLVAEGKADRALLICGTGLGVAIAANKVPGVRAVTAHDGFSVERSVLSNNAQVLCMGQRVIGLELARRLAKEWLDYEFDPNSKSADKVDAICSYEQ; from the coding sequence ATGCCGTCCAATCTGCGGATCGTGGTGGGCTCCGACGATGCCGGGTACGAGTACAAGGAAGCCCTCAAGGGCGATCTGAACGCCGACTCCCGCGTGGCCGAGGTCACCGACGTCGGTGTGGGCACCGATGAGGACACCGCCTACCCGCACATCGCGGTGGCCGCGGCCCGTCTGGTCGCCGAGGGCAAAGCCGATCGTGCACTACTGATCTGCGGCACCGGCCTCGGTGTCGCGATCGCCGCCAACAAGGTGCCCGGTGTCCGCGCCGTCACCGCCCACGACGGGTTCTCCGTCGAGCGGTCGGTGCTGTCGAACAACGCGCAGGTGCTGTGCATGGGCCAGCGGGTCATCGGCCTCGAGTTGGCGCGCCGGCTGGCCAAGGAATGGCTGGACTACGAATTCGACCCCAACAGCAAGTCTGCCGACAAGGTCGACGCCATCTGCAGCTACGAGCAGTAG
- the speB gene encoding agmatinase → MLEQLELAYAGLASFGHRPFLTEVEQLDEWQPDVAIVGAPFDIATTNRPGARFGPRAIRATAYEPGTYHMDLGLEIFDWLEVVDFGDAYCPHGQTEVSHNNIRERVHAVASRGIVPVVLGGDHSITWPSATAVADVHGYGNVGIVHFDAHADTADIIEGNLASHGTPMRRLIESGAVPGTHFVQVGLRGYWPPQDTFEWMLEQGMTWHTMQEIWDRGFKEVMNTAVSEALAKADKLYLSVDIDVLDPAHAPGTGTPEPGGITSADLLRMVRQLCYEHDVAGVDVVEVAPAYDHAELTVNAAHRVVFEALSGMAARRRDAAGGKPGHPSPLAT, encoded by the coding sequence ATGTTGGAGCAACTCGAACTGGCGTATGCCGGTCTGGCGTCGTTCGGGCACCGGCCGTTCCTCACCGAGGTCGAACAACTCGACGAGTGGCAGCCCGACGTCGCGATCGTGGGCGCGCCCTTCGACATCGCCACCACCAACCGCCCGGGTGCGAGGTTCGGGCCCCGCGCCATCCGTGCCACCGCCTACGAGCCGGGCACCTATCACATGGACCTCGGGCTGGAGATCTTCGACTGGCTCGAGGTGGTCGACTTCGGTGATGCCTACTGCCCGCACGGGCAGACCGAGGTGTCGCACAACAACATTCGTGAGCGCGTGCACGCGGTGGCTTCCCGCGGCATCGTGCCGGTGGTGCTCGGCGGTGACCACTCCATAACCTGGCCCTCGGCCACCGCCGTGGCGGATGTGCACGGCTATGGCAACGTCGGCATCGTGCACTTCGATGCCCACGCCGACACCGCCGACATCATCGAAGGCAATCTGGCCAGCCACGGCACCCCGATGCGGCGGCTCATCGAGTCCGGTGCGGTGCCCGGCACCCACTTCGTCCAGGTGGGTCTGCGCGGCTACTGGCCCCCGCAGGACACCTTCGAGTGGATGCTCGAGCAGGGCATGACCTGGCACACCATGCAGGAGATCTGGGACCGCGGTTTCAAGGAGGTGATGAACACCGCGGTCAGCGAAGCACTGGCCAAGGCCGACAAGCTGTACCTGTCGGTGGACATCGACGTCCTCGACCCCGCGCACGCCCCGGGCACCGGCACCCCGGAACCCGGTGGCATCACCAGCGCCGACCTGCTGCGCATGGTGCGCCAACTCTGCTACGAACACGACGTCGCCGGAGTGGACGTGGTGGAGGTGGCACCGGCCTACGACCACGCCGAACTGACCGTCAACGCCGCGCACCGGGTGGTGTTCGAGGCGCTCTCGGGAATGGCCGCGCGACGGCGCGACGCCGCAGGCGGCAAGCCCGGGCACCCGTCACCGTTGGCGACGTGA
- a CDS encoding putative quinol monooxygenase has protein sequence MVIVAGYLHVAAGERDGYLTGCVAVVQQARAAAGCLGFSISADLVDPGRINVFERWETQQAVDAFRGSGPDDQQSAALLSAAVAEYDVSATRPLS, from the coding sequence ATGGTGATCGTCGCCGGGTATCTGCACGTCGCCGCAGGCGAGCGGGACGGCTATCTCACGGGTTGTGTGGCGGTGGTGCAGCAGGCCCGCGCTGCCGCGGGTTGCCTGGGCTTCTCGATCAGCGCCGACCTGGTGGACCCGGGTCGGATCAATGTCTTCGAGCGGTGGGAGACCCAGCAGGCCGTCGACGCGTTCCGCGGCAGCGGGCCCGATGATCAGCAGAGTGCTGCGCTGCTGTCCGCCGCGGTCGCCGAATACGACGTCAGTGCGACGCGGCCGCTGAGCTGA
- a CDS encoding acyl-CoA thioesterase: MTAHHTMALRVRFSECDMQGRVFNSHYLTWVDMAHTDALSAVVGDYQALVAGGIDVVVAAAQLQFRRPAHYDDRLTVEATFRPPGNTSLQTEFSILRDGELLADCLMTHVCVETKTYGKQPWPQWVRDRISSAAASH; encoded by the coding sequence ATGACGGCGCACCACACGATGGCGCTGCGGGTGCGGTTCAGCGAGTGCGACATGCAGGGCCGGGTGTTCAACTCGCACTATCTGACCTGGGTCGACATGGCGCACACCGACGCCCTGAGCGCGGTGGTCGGTGACTACCAGGCGCTGGTGGCCGGCGGCATCGACGTGGTGGTGGCCGCCGCGCAGCTGCAGTTCCGGCGACCGGCGCACTACGACGACCGGCTGACCGTCGAGGCGACCTTCCGCCCACCCGGAAACACCTCACTGCAAACGGAATTCAGCATCCTGCGCGACGGCGAGCTGCTGGCAGACTGCCTGATGACCCACGTGTGCGTCGAGACGAAGACCTACGGCAAGCAGCCCTGGCCCCAGTGGGTCCGCGACCGGATCAGCTCAGCGGCCGCGTCGCACTGA
- a CDS encoding helix-turn-helix domain-containing protein, with product MRQWRTRRRLSQLDLAIDADISARHLSFLETGRSVPSRAMVLRLAAVLDIPRREQNQLLVAAGLAPVYTERSLEDPEMTAIAGAVQRVLTAYQPYPCLAVDRRWTIVATNTAATALLDGVSPALLATPNALRIALHPDGLAPRIRNLAQWRHHLLQRLRRETAVSGDPELGALLSELEGYPGDGPADDEDAGVVVPLELQTSSGDVLTLLSTVTTFGTALDLTAAELSLEAFLPADDATARALR from the coding sequence ATGAGGCAGTGGCGCACCCGCCGGCGGCTGAGCCAGCTGGACCTGGCCATCGACGCCGACATCTCCGCACGTCACCTGAGTTTTCTCGAGACCGGCAGGTCGGTGCCGAGCCGGGCCATGGTGCTGCGGTTGGCCGCCGTCCTCGACATACCCCGCCGTGAGCAGAATCAACTCCTGGTGGCGGCGGGTCTGGCGCCGGTGTACACCGAACGGTCCCTCGAAGATCCCGAGATGACCGCCATCGCCGGCGCCGTGCAACGGGTGTTGACCGCCTACCAGCCCTATCCGTGCCTGGCGGTGGACCGTCGCTGGACCATCGTGGCCACCAACACCGCGGCGACGGCGCTGCTGGACGGCGTCTCCCCCGCCCTGCTGGCCACCCCGAACGCGCTGCGCATCGCGCTCCACCCCGACGGGCTGGCCCCGCGGATCCGGAATCTGGCGCAGTGGCGCCACCACCTGCTGCAGCGGTTACGCCGCGAGACCGCAGTCAGTGGCGACCCCGAGCTGGGGGCGCTGCTCAGCGAGTTGGAGGGCTATCCCGGGGACGGCCCGGCCGACGACGAGGACGCCGGCGTGGTGGTGCCCTTGGAGCTGCAGACCAGCTCCGGGGATGTGCTGACGCTGCTCAGCACCGTGACGACGTTCGGGACCGCACTGGACCTCACCGCCGCCGAGCTGAGCCTGGAGGCGTTCCTGCCCGCCGACGACGCCACCGCGCGGGCCCTGCGATGA
- a CDS encoding VOC family protein, which translates to MSAKLDLLSPSLEVGVVTTNLEAMSEFYGDFLGLELQADLDFPGGSQRRYALGANVVKLVTYTTAPPQPTAPGGGKAQAGIRYFSFAVKNLTALAERAEQSPYQVVEPLTEFEPVPGMGFLFLADPDGNWIEFFGTL; encoded by the coding sequence GTGTCCGCGAAACTGGATCTGCTGAGCCCCAGCCTCGAGGTGGGCGTGGTGACCACCAACCTCGAGGCGATGAGCGAGTTCTACGGAGACTTCCTCGGTCTCGAGTTGCAGGCCGACCTCGACTTCCCCGGCGGGTCACAGCGCCGCTACGCGCTGGGTGCCAATGTGGTCAAGCTGGTCACCTACACCACGGCGCCGCCGCAGCCCACCGCGCCCGGCGGCGGCAAGGCTCAGGCCGGTATCCGGTATTTCTCGTTCGCGGTGAAGAACCTGACCGCGCTGGCCGAGCGCGCGGAGCAGTCGCCGTACCAGGTGGTCGAACCCCTCACCGAGTTCGAACCGGTGCCAGGTATGGGCTTCCTGTTCCTGGCCGACCCCGACGGCAACTGGATCGAATTCTTCGGCACACTGTGA
- a CDS encoding LLM class flavin-dependent oxidoreductase, whose amino-acid sequence MTTPRVGCVFRPQFAPETLASAARAADVAGLDELWLWEDCFLSGGISAAAVALATTEHLTVGVGVLPVPMRNVALTAMEIATLCRSFPGRVRIGVGHGVQEWMAQIGAKVASPMTLLREYVTALRQLLDGDEVTVDGTYVRLNGVQLDWPPPAGTELLCAAGGPRTLALSGELASGTIITGGTSPDVLRAAVAHIDTGRALRTQPAPHSVVTYLQCALGENAESRARQELRSWDFDVDADLAVYGTPAQVAAGARRWVDAGADTIVFQPGADVDFAEFVTAVGTQVQPQLAQPY is encoded by the coding sequence GTGACGACGCCTCGGGTGGGCTGCGTCTTCCGGCCGCAGTTCGCGCCGGAGACCCTGGCGTCCGCGGCCCGCGCCGCCGACGTCGCCGGACTCGACGAATTGTGGCTGTGGGAGGACTGTTTCCTCTCCGGCGGGATTTCGGCCGCGGCCGTCGCGCTGGCCACCACCGAGCACCTGACCGTGGGAGTCGGGGTGCTGCCGGTGCCGATGCGCAATGTCGCGCTGACCGCCATGGAGATCGCCACGTTGTGCCGCTCGTTTCCCGGCCGGGTGCGGATCGGGGTGGGCCATGGTGTGCAGGAGTGGATGGCCCAGATCGGCGCGAAAGTCGCCTCGCCCATGACGCTGTTGCGGGAGTACGTGACCGCCCTGCGTCAGCTGCTCGACGGTGATGAGGTGACGGTCGACGGAACCTACGTCAGGCTCAACGGTGTGCAGCTGGACTGGCCGCCGCCGGCGGGCACCGAACTGCTGTGTGCCGCCGGGGGTCCCAGGACCTTGGCGTTGTCCGGCGAGCTGGCCTCGGGCACCATCATCACCGGTGGCACCTCGCCGGACGTGCTGCGGGCCGCCGTGGCGCATATCGACACCGGACGGGCTCTGCGCACGCAACCCGCCCCGCACTCGGTGGTCACCTATCTGCAGTGCGCGCTCGGCGAGAACGCCGAAAGTCGTGCCCGGCAGGAACTCCGGAGCTGGGACTTCGACGTCGACGCCGACCTCGCGGTGTACGGGACGCCTGCCCAGGTCGCGGCCGGTGCCCGGCGGTGGGTGGACGCCGGCGCGGACACGATCGTGTTCCAGCCCGGCGCCGACGTCGACTTCGCGGAGTTCGTGACGGCGGTCGGCACGCAGGTGCAGCCCCAACTAGCCCAGCCGTACTGA
- the upp gene encoding uracil phosphoribosyltransferase, with the protein MSDVHLVDHPLVQHKLTLLRQKQVSTNNFRRLVNEVSALLTYEVLRDIPLHDIEIETPLETMTGQVIDGKKLVFVSILRAGTGILDGMLSVVPGARVGHIGLYRDPKTRIAVEYYFKMPHDLAERDIVVVDPLLATGHSAVAAVDRLKEYQPKSIKFVCLLTCPEGIDVMTTAHPDVPIYTAAVDRELDAAGYIVPGLGDAGDRMFGTK; encoded by the coding sequence ATGTCTGACGTACACCTGGTCGATCACCCCCTGGTGCAGCACAAGCTGACCCTGTTGCGTCAGAAACAGGTGTCCACCAACAACTTCCGACGACTGGTCAACGAGGTCTCGGCGTTGCTCACCTATGAGGTGCTGCGCGACATCCCGTTGCACGACATCGAGATCGAGACACCGCTGGAGACCATGACCGGTCAGGTGATCGACGGCAAGAAGCTGGTGTTCGTCTCGATCCTGCGCGCCGGGACCGGCATCCTGGACGGCATGCTGTCGGTGGTTCCGGGCGCGCGCGTCGGCCACATCGGCCTCTACCGTGATCCCAAGACCCGGATCGCCGTCGAGTACTACTTCAAGATGCCGCACGATCTCGCCGAACGCGACATCGTGGTGGTCGATCCCCTGCTCGCGACCGGACATTCGGCGGTGGCCGCGGTGGACCGGCTCAAGGAGTACCAGCCCAAGTCCATCAAGTTCGTCTGCCTGCTGACCTGTCCCGAAGGAATCGACGTGATGACCACGGCTCATCCCGACGTCCCCATCTACACAGCCGCCGTCGACCGCGAACTCGACGCCGCGGGCTACATCGTGCCCGGGCTCGGCGACGCCGGGGACCGGATGTTCGGAACGAAGTAG
- a CDS encoding URC4/urg3 family protein has protein sequence MTATVAELRTTAGIRSRARLLLQRTRRGESPWFTVDDDALPAAAAAVADLTAQRFPDLQIPFHSRWRHFEAGGVDRKGELDRLLDGSSDAERARAYVDLTVVSVLLDAGSGPDWSYREADTGQVFTRSEGLGVASFHAFTAGVFSSDPGRPLQADAEGLAALDTDQLAQAFQVTPDNPLVGVHSRTHLLRRLGAAVDRRPGTLFDALTADGPAVTAHAVLTALLEQLSGIWLTDSAIDGVPLGDCWHHSAVPGGWMPFHKLSQWLTYSLLEPLQWAGAEVSGLDELTGLPEYRNGGLFLDTGVLTLRNPGWSSETWSVSDELVVDWRAVTVALIDELAPLVRERLGVDAAALPLACILEGGTWAAGRRLAAQLRDGLPPLSILSDGTVF, from the coding sequence GTGACGGCGACGGTCGCCGAACTGCGCACCACGGCGGGAATCCGCTCCCGGGCTCGACTCCTGCTGCAGCGGACGCGCCGCGGCGAGTCTCCCTGGTTCACCGTCGACGATGATGCCCTGCCCGCTGCCGCCGCCGCGGTGGCCGATCTGACGGCGCAACGCTTCCCGGATCTGCAGATCCCGTTCCACAGCCGGTGGCGGCACTTCGAGGCCGGCGGCGTGGACCGCAAGGGCGAACTCGATCGCCTGCTGGACGGCAGCAGCGACGCCGAAAGAGCGCGTGCCTACGTCGATCTGACGGTGGTCAGCGTGCTGCTGGATGCCGGCTCCGGACCAGACTGGAGTTACCGCGAAGCGGACACCGGGCAGGTCTTCACCCGTTCCGAGGGACTCGGGGTCGCCAGCTTCCACGCCTTCACTGCCGGCGTGTTCTCCTCAGATCCCGGCCGTCCACTGCAGGCCGACGCCGAAGGACTCGCCGCGCTGGATACCGATCAGCTGGCGCAGGCGTTCCAGGTCACGCCGGACAATCCCCTGGTCGGGGTGCACAGCCGAACCCACCTGTTGCGAAGGCTCGGCGCGGCCGTCGACCGGCGTCCGGGCACCCTGTTCGACGCGCTCACTGCCGACGGCCCGGCCGTGACGGCCCATGCCGTGCTCACCGCGCTGCTGGAACAGCTGTCGGGAATCTGGTTGACCGACAGCGCCATCGACGGTGTTCCCCTGGGCGACTGTTGGCACCACTCCGCGGTGCCGGGGGGCTGGATGCCGTTTCACAAGCTGTCGCAGTGGCTGACCTACTCGTTGCTCGAACCGCTGCAGTGGGCAGGCGCCGAGGTATCGGGTCTCGACGAGCTGACCGGGTTACCCGAGTACCGCAACGGCGGGCTGTTCCTGGATACCGGCGTGCTGACACTGCGCAACCCCGGCTGGAGTAGCGAAACATGGTCGGTCTCAGACGAACTCGTGGTCGACTGGCGCGCGGTGACGGTCGCGCTGATCGACGAGCTGGCGCCGCTGGTGCGCGAGCGCCTGGGCGTGGACGCCGCCGCCCTGCCGCTGGCCTGCATTCTCGAAGGCGGCACCTGGGCGGCCGGACGTCGATTGGCCGCACAGCTGCGCGACGGCCTGCCACCACTGTCCATCCTCAGCGACGGAACGGTCTTCTGA